One Candidatus Cloacimonadota bacterium DNA window includes the following coding sequences:
- a CDS encoding T9SS type A sorting domain-containing protein yields MSRKKIIFGVVLILFCTSLLSAQVNFQHVCTLHKPSSGISYQVTQLFDYDNNDIDEIITQYYDVDQYLQYIIISDISGTIIDSIVIDDWFFYDEYVVSDEVILFNKSGVNVIMRAQVPYFQGRLRFSLQDCETLSYIDSLNIFPLNNSMFSEVFIIDFYQNDNEDIFLVGANEFSFFAKEDPNHTCLFKFKIDNDSLNYIDGYYNTGMTCVHPDNIVLLSVGKYSYASVGSGVSCFSYYYLQKITKVEPILQTQLHSTGGNVVWEKDSKETYYHYPKNYDVITKNNQDDSPQVLQYRRLDSDDGTSVHFKAYETINWQEIWSKEDSQIGLGKITASSCVQVNNEDHYVMYFRGDKLEIRDRLNGNIIHHQDSVLAVCDILRKSDGDLLFFVEKDDETGYDVYSLDGPIFVSNDEPPTQNEFVIEQYPNPFKNDITFSFSSKEPTQNVGIKIYNIKGQLERALRFNTSSLSRFHTVIWDGRDNSGNAVSQGVYLYRINLNKQEISGKIIKLDEE; encoded by the coding sequence ATGAGTAGAAAAAAAATTATATTTGGTGTGGTTTTAATTCTTTTTTGTACGAGTCTGCTTTCAGCACAGGTAAATTTTCAGCATGTCTGCACATTGCATAAACCCAGTTCGGGAATCAGTTATCAAGTTACTCAACTATTTGATTATGATAATAACGATATTGATGAAATAATTACACAATATTATGATGTGGATCAGTATCTTCAGTATATTATTATCTCTGATATTTCAGGAACTATTATAGATTCGATCGTTATTGATGATTGGTTTTTTTATGATGAATATGTTGTTAGTGATGAAGTAATCTTATTCAATAAAAGTGGAGTGAATGTTATTATGAGAGCTCAAGTTCCATATTTTCAAGGAAGATTAAGATTTTCACTTCAAGATTGTGAAACCCTTTCTTACATTGATTCTCTGAATATCTTTCCTTTAAACAACAGCATGTTTTCAGAAGTATTTATTATTGATTTTTATCAAAATGATAATGAGGATATTTTTCTTGTAGGAGCAAATGAATTTAGTTTTTTTGCTAAGGAAGATCCCAACCATACATGTTTGTTTAAGTTCAAGATTGATAATGATTCTTTGAATTATATTGATGGATATTATAATACTGGGATGACCTGTGTTCATCCAGATAATATCGTACTTCTTTCTGTTGGTAAATATTCTTATGCTTCAGTTGGTTCAGGTGTGTCTTGTTTTAGTTATTACTACTTGCAAAAAATAACAAAAGTCGAGCCAATCTTACAAACACAACTTCATTCTACAGGAGGTAATGTTGTTTGGGAAAAAGATTCGAAAGAAACATATTACCATTATCCAAAAAATTATGATGTTATCACAAAAAACAATCAAGATGATTCACCGCAGGTTCTACAATATCGCAGGCTCGATTCGGACGATGGAACATCTGTTCATTTTAAAGCGTATGAAACCATAAACTGGCAAGAGATTTGGTCTAAAGAAGATTCACAAATTGGCTTAGGAAAAATAACTGCATCAAGTTGTGTTCAGGTAAACAATGAAGACCATTATGTGATGTATTTCAGGGGTGATAAGCTTGAAATAAGAGACAGATTGAATGGTAACATCATTCATCACCAGGATTCTGTACTTGCAGTATGTGACATACTCAGAAAAAGCGATGGGGACCTTCTCTTCTTTGTAGAAAAAGATGATGAAACCGGTTACGATGTTTACTCTCTCGATGGACCTATCTTCGTTTCAAATGATGAACCACCTACACAAAATGAATTCGTAATTGAACAGTATCCGAATCCATTTAAAAATGACATAACCTTTTCCTTCTCATCAAAAGAACCGACTCAAAATGTTGGGATAAAGATTTATAATATCAAGGGTCAATTGGAAAGAGCACTCCGCTTCAACACTTCTTCGCTTTCTCGCTTTCACACTGTCATTTGGGATGGACGCGATAACAGCGGAAATGCAGTTTCACAAGGCGTTTATCTCTATCGCATAAATTTAAATAAACAAGAAATTTCCGGTAAAATTATTAAACTCGATGAGGAGTAG